The Rhodococcus rhodochrous DNA window TGCCGTAGGTATCGGTGATCGCGCGCATCCCCGACAGGTCGTCGGTGAAGATCACGCCACCGAAGGCGGGGCCGCCGTAGGCACCCGAGCGGAGCAGGTCCACCGCTGCCGGGCTGATGCTCGCGGGCAGGCCGCCGGTCAGACCCGGCACGTCGAGGTGACCGAGCATGACGCCCACCTCGGGCGAGACCAGGCTGCGGTACGGCACGAGATCGCTCTGCTGCAGTTGCTCGATCGGCGGGGTCGTCACGGCACCGGTGTGCGAATCACCGGAGGCCGAGCCGTGACCCGGGAAGTGCTTGAGCACCGGCATGATTCCGGCGTCGATCAGTCCCCGCGCATAGGCGCCGGCGTACTGCGTGACAACCTCGGGATCGTCGGAGAACGAACGGTCGCCTATGACCGAGTCGTCGGGCTGGCTGCTCACGTCGACGTCCGGCGCGAAGTCGACGGTGATGCCCAGCGACTTCAGTTCCTGTCCGCGTTCGAACGCCATCCGGTAGGTCTCGTCGACCGTCATCGTCTGCGCCGTCACCCGCGCGGACGGATCGGGTCCGAACAGGTCGCCCACGCGCGACACGCGGCCGCCCTCCTCGTCGATCGTGACCATGAGCGGCAATGCGCTCTGCGCGGCCACCTGCGGCACGAGACCGTCGGTGAGCATCGACGCGTCGGTCCAGCTGCCGATGAAGATGCCGCCGATCTGCTCGGATTCGACGATGGCCTGCGCGTCGACGGCTCCGGTGACCCCGACGTTGAGCAACTGGGCGAGCTTCTGCCGCAGCGTCAGCCGGGCGAGCAGATCGTCGCCGCAGGTCGCCGACGTCGCGGCCGCGGTCGCCTCGGTGGTCGTGGCGGTCGCGGTGGTGGACGAGGCGGGCGCGGTGTCGGACGAGGCGGGCGCCAGGCTCGACGTCGTCTCGACCGGGTCGTCGCCGCCCGAATCGGACGAACCGCATCCCGCGGTGGTGAGGGCGACCGCGAGCACGGCGGCGACAGTGTGACGGATCCGCATGGTGCCGACGGTAGCGGACGAACCTCGAGGACCCACAGCTCGAACCTCCCCCAGGGACGCTCCGGCGGGTTAAGGTGCACCCGAGCATCCGAATCCGACCCAGGGGGTACGCGGTGGGCGCAGATCTGATCCTCATCGCCTACGACGGTTCCGAGAACTCGAAGCGTGCCGTGCGGTATGCGGGTCGTTTCCTCGAGTCGTGCCGCGCCGTCGTCGTCACCGCCTGGGAGCCGATGGTCCGGCAGGCCGCCCGCATGTCCGGCCTGTCCGGTGTCATGCAACCCGACTGGGTGCCCGACGAGGACAGCGAGGACGTCGCCCTGTCCGACGCCCGCATCACCAACGACGAGGGTCTCGAGATGGCACGCTCGGTAGGTCTGCACGCCGAGGGCCGCACCGTCGAGGTCGTCAACGCGGTGTGGTCGGCGATCATCGAGGCCGCCGACGAGCTGGACGTCGACATCATCGTCACCGGCACCCGCGGCACCACCGGTCTGCGGTCGCTGTTGCAGTCGTCGGTGGCCGATCACGTGCTCCGGCACAGTCACCGGCCGGTCCTGATCGTGCCGCCGGGTCGCTGACGCCCCGTACCGGGTCACCGGCGCCGGGTGCGGGCAGGGATATTGTCGATCCACCATGGACGGATTCCTGCTCTCGCGCGCCGAACGCTCGGTGCACGCCACCGGCACCCGCCGGTTCTTCGACGACGTCCACTCCGCCACGCAGGCACTCCGCAGCGGTAAGGCGACGATCGTCGTCGGTGCACTGCCGTTCTCGCGGCACCGTCCGGTGGCCCTCGCGCAGCCCGACGACGTCGAGCTCGTCGACGGCCCGTGGCAGGCCCCTCCCGACCTGTCGGACCTGCCGCCGGTGCGGATCTCCGCCGAACTGCCGCTGCCCCGCGTGCACGTCGAGCGGGTGCGCCGGCTCGTGGAGCAGATGTCCCTCGGGGAGATGGAGAAGGTCGTCGCCGCCCGGCGGGTCACGCTCGAGGCCGACGAACCGCTCGACCCGCTCGCTCTCGCGGCCCGCATGATCGAACGCCATCCCGACGCGGCGACGTACGCGCTGGACCTGAGCGCGGCGGGCGAACGCTATTGGGGTCACACGCTGGTCGGGGCGACCCCCGAACTGCTCGTGAGCCGGCGCGGCGACACCGTCACGTGCCGTCCCCTCGCCGGGACCGCCGCACGCCGGGCCGATCCGGACGAGGACCGCCGCGCCGGTGAGGACCTGCTGACCTCGGACAAGAACCTCACCGAGCACGGTTACGTCGTCGACTGGATCCGCACCCGACTGGCCCCGCTGTGCAGCGACCTCGACATCCCCGACAAGCCCGAACTCACCGCGACACCCGATGTCTGGCATCTCGCCACGCCGATCACCGGCACCCTCCGCGACGCCGGCACCGACGCGCTCACCCTCGCCCACGTCCTGCACCCCACCCCGGCCGTGGCGGGCACCCCCACCGAGGCCGCGCTGGACGTGATCTCCCGGGTCGAGGGCGACCGGCGCTTCTACGGCGGCGCGGTGGGCTGGTGCGACGAACAGGGCGACGGCGACTGGTTCGTCGCCATCCGGTGCGCGGAGCTCAGTTCCGACGGCCGACGCGCCGTGACCTGGGCCGGAGGCGGCATCGTGGCCGATTCCGATCCCGTCGCCGAACTCGACGAGACCACCGCCAAACTACGCACGCTGCTCGGCGTGCTGGGTGTGTAGCGCACCGCGGCAACGGTGAAGATCGACTCGGAGGCTCGCACCGTCCGCCGACGCCTTCCGGGGTGATAGTTTGGCGCGGACCGATAGACAGCGTGGCGGCCGGCGATGACTGCCTGCGTCACTGGAGATGGGGAGACGGAATGGGGAAGTTCCTGGGACCGGGCCTGGGTAGCGTGGTCGTCGGTGCCGTACTCGGTGCCGTGGCGGTCTTCGGTGTGACGGCCGCTGTGCAGGAGAATTCGCGCCCTCAGATCGATCGCAGTGGCAACGCCGATTCGTCCCTCCTGAACCAGGTTGAGTACGGCAGCCGCTGACGGCGCCGGCAACGCTTCGAGTTCACGCACGTACCGAGGCGAGACGGAGCTCCCGTCCGCCGAACCGCTGTCCCGCCGGTGGCTGTACGCAGTCGCCGCGGTGGCGGTGATCCTGTCCTTCGCCCAGGTTCCGGGCCTGGTCGTCGCCGACACCAAGTACGACCTGACGCAGAACCCGATCGGATTCCTCACGCGCGCCGCTCACCAATGGAGCAGTGTGGCGCCGCTCGGGCAGGTGCAGAACCAGGCGTACGGCTACTTCTTCCCGCACGGCTCGTTCTTCGCCGCGGGTCAACTTCTGCACATTCCCCCGTGGATCACCCAGCGGGTGTGGTGGGTGCTGCTGCTCGTCGCCGGATTCTGGGGCCTCGTCCGCCTCGCCGAAGCCCTCGGCATCGGGAGCCGTAGCTCCCGCCTGATCGCGGCGACGGTGTTCGTGCTGTCCCCGCGCGTCCTCACGACGCTCGGTTCCATCTCGTCGGAAGCACATCCGATGATGCTGGCGCCGTGGGTGCTGCTACCGCTGGTGCGGTATCTGAACACGCCGAATCCCGGCTCGGCCCGCCGGCTCGCCGCGCAGTCCGCCGTGGCGGTGACGCTCATGGGCGCGATCAACGCGGTCGCGACCGCCGCGGCCTGTCTCGTCGCGGCGCTGTGGTGGGCCGCGCACCGCCCGAACCGGCGCTGGTGGCGCTTCACCCTGTGGTGGCTGCCGCTGTGCGTCGTCGCGGTGACCTGGTGGATGGTGCCGCTGCTGCTGCTCGGCCGCGTCAGCCCGCCCTTCCTCGACTTCATCGAATCGTCCGGTGTCACCACCGAATGGACGTCGCTCGCCGAGGTGCTGCGCGGCACCAGCAGCTGGACGCCCTTCGTCTCCCCCGAACGCATCGCGGGAGCCGTGCTCGTCACGCAACCGGCCGCCGTCCTCGTCACCGGCGCTCTGGCCGCGGCCGGTCTCGCCGGCCTCGCGATGCGGTCGATGCCTGCGCGCGGTCGATTCACCCTGATCCTCGTGGTGGGTCTCGTCGGCATGGGCGTCGGTTACGTCGGCCGGCTCGACTCGCCGTTCGCCGAGCAGGTCCGGTTGTTCCTCGACACCGCCGGTGCGCCGCTGCGCAACGTCCACAAGCTCGAACCGCTCGTGCGACTGCCGATCGTGCTCGGGATCGCGCACCTGTTGCGCGCCGTGCCACTGCCCGGATCGGTGCCGTGGTCGCGTGCCCGTAACGCCTTCGCGCATCCCGAACGCAATCCGATGGTCGCGGTGACGACGCTGATCCTCGTCGCGATGACGCTCGCGACCTCACTCGCGTGGACCGGGCGGCTCGCTCCGCGCGGCGCCTACGACGAGGTCCCCGAGCACTGGCACGCCGCGGCGGCCTGGCTCGAGGACAACACGAGCGAGCGCGGCGAACGCGCCCTCATCGTTCCCGGCGCGCCGTTCGGCAGCCAGATGTGGGGGCTCACCCGCGACGAACCGATGCAAGCACTCGCGTCGACGCCGTGGGCCGTGCGCGACGCCGTCCCGCTCGTGCCGCCCGGCGCCATCCGTGCCCTCGACGCCGTGCAACGCGACATCGCCGACGGCCGCCCGTCCGACGGTCTCGCCGCGACCCTGCGCGGTCAGGGCATCGGTTTCCTGGTGGTGCGCAACGACCTCGACCCCGACACCTCCCCCGCCGCGCGACCGGCACTCGTGCATCGCGCGCTCGACGGTTCGCCGGGTATCGAGCGGGTCGCCGAGTTCGGTGACGACATCGTGTTCGACAACCCCGACGACTTCGTCACCGACGCCGACCTGCGACCTGCCTATCCGGCCGTGGAGATCTACCGCGTCGCCGAACCCGCCGCGGCGCCCGTCGGTCCCTACGTCGTGGACGTCGCCGACGTGCCGGTCGTGCAGGGAGGCCCCGAAGCGCTGCTGCGCCGCAACACCGCGCAGCCCGAGTTCGTCGGTCCCACACTCCTCGCCGCCGACGCGGCCCGCGCGGGTCTGCCCGTCGACGAGGTGACGGTCACCGACACCCCGACGGACCGCGAGACGGATTACGGGCAGGTCGACCATCATTCGTCGACGATCCGCGCGGCCGACGACCCGCGCCGCACCCACAACGCCGTCCCCGACTATCCGGTGCCCGACACCGAACTCGTCCGCGCCGAATGGGAAGGCGCCCGCATCAGCGTGTCGAGCGCGGCGTCGGATGCCACCCAGCTCGGCGGCACGTCGGTCGCGAGCAGCCCGGCCGCGGTGGTCGACGGCGATCCGACGACCGGCTGGCACAGCAACGGTCTCGAATCGGCGATCGGCCAGTGGCTGCAGCTCGACCTCGACCGGCCGATCGAAGCGGGTCTGCTGCACCTGACGACGAGTTCCGGAGCCCTCGGCGATCCCGTCAAGTGGCTCGAGGTGTCCACCGACCGGGGCAGCACGGCGGTGCGCGTCGACGAACCGGGACGCGAACAGACGGTCGCGCTGCCGCTGGGCACCACCTCGTGGATCCGCATCACGTCCGTGCACACCGCACGCGGCACGGTCGGCAACCAGTTCGGTCTCACCGAGGTGGTCGTCGAGGACTTCACCGACCGGAACGAACCGCGCCCGATCGACATCCGTCGCCGCATCGTGGTGCCGGGCCCGGCCGAGGACGCCGCGGTGCGCGGATGGCAGCTCGGACAGGAATTCCCCGGCCGCGGCAGCTGTGTCGACACCGACGACCGCGTGCGCTGCGCCCGGGGGCTCGCCACCTCCGCCGAGGAACCCGGCGTGTTCACCCGCACCCTGGACGTGCCGCAGGAGACCTGGGTCCGTCCGGAACTGCTCCTGCGCGGGCGTCCCGGGCCGGCGCTCGAGGATCTCGTGGACCGCTCGGATCGGGTCGTCGCGCGCGGTGACGCCGACGTTGTCGACCTGCAGGGCTCGGCGTTCGCCCTCACCGACGGTGATCCGCGGACGTCGTGGACCGCGGAGGAGAGCTCGCTCGAAGCAGGTGCGCCGCGGCCGTCGCTCACGCTGGAACTGCCCGAGGAACAACGCGTCACGGGATTGGACATCAGGGCGGCGCTGGGAGCGCTGCCGGTCGCGCCGTCGCGGGTCGCGGTGAATCTCGGCAACGGACCGCAGGTGCGCGAACTCGACGGTGACGACACGACCGTCGACCTGACCCCGCACGTCACGGACCGGATCGAACTCACCGTGGTGCGCTGGCGCGACACCCTCGATCGCACCGTGCTGGGTTTCTCGAAACTCACCCCGCCCGGGCTCGCCGAGGTGTCGGTGCTCGGCGACGACGGGCCGATCGGGGCACAGGGGTCCGTCTACGACGAGACGGTGACCGTCGACTGCGAGCGCGGACCCGTCGTGGAGATCGACGGGCGCAGCTACCGCACGTCGCTCACCGCGCGGGTCGCCGATCTCGCGGCGGGCGTGGAGGTTCCCGCGACGCTGTGCGACACCGACGTCGTCGGCACGAACCCGGGCCGGGTCGACATCGACGTCGATCCCGGTGCGGCCTTCGTCGTCTCGGGTCTACGGCTCGACGTCCCCGGTTCCGATGCGCCCGTCGCGGAGCCGACGGAACTCGACAAGGGCCGCTGGACGGAGAACCTGCGCGAGGTGACGGTCCCGGCGGGCGACGAGGACCGGCTCGTGGTGGTGCCCGAGAGCACCAACGTCGGCTGGGTCGCCCGCACCCCGGACGGTGCCGTGGCGACGCCGGTCGTCGTGGACGGCTGGCAGCAGGGCTGGATCGTGCCGGCCGGACCGGAGCAGACGCTGACCCTCGAGTTCGCGACCGACCGCTGGTACCGGCTCGGGATCTTCGGCGGGTTGCTGTTGCTCGTCCCGTTGTTCGCGGCGGCCGTGTGGCCGCGGCGGCGCGTCGACGATCCGGGTCCGATGCCGCGCACCTGGGGTTCGTCTGCTCTCGCGCTGACCGGTGTGCTGGTCGCGGCGACGCTCCTCGCGGGATGGGTCGGTGCCGCCGTCGCGGTCGCCGGCGCGGTGGGGGTCGGTGCGCTCGCGGTGCGCCGCGGACCCGACCTGGCGTCGCGCGTGCTCGTGGGCACCGCGGGCGGCGCGACGATGCTCGCGATGGCGCTGCTGTCCACAGGGCCGTGGCGATCACCCGACGGATATGTCGGGCACTCGTTCCTGATTCAGTTCGCGGCGCTCGTCGGCGTGGTCGCAGTGGGCCTGGCGGCGGTGCCGCGCCGGGCCTTGTCCCAGCGGTGGAAGGCGGCCCGCGCCGGCTCCTCGACGAGGGCGTAGCTGACGGACGCGACGGCCAGGCTCAGCACGACCGTCACCGTCAGGACGAACCAGAAGTGCCCCGCGAAGGCCGGGATCCCGAAGACGGGGAAGACGATCGACAGCACCGCGAGGTGCCAGATGAACACGCCGTACGACCAGCGTCCGACGGCCAGCGCAGCCGGGCTCGCCAGGATGCGGTGCCGCCGGCGCGGCGCGAGGGTCAGCGGGGCGAGCAGTGCGAAGCTCATGATCGCGCCCAGGGCGATCTTGGCGAGATATTCGGTGGGTGCGAGGTCGGTGAGCGTCTCCGGTCCGGCAAGCGGGGTGGCCGCGGCCGCGAAGGCGCCGACGGCGATCGCTCCCATCACCGCGCGCCGCGCCGCGAGCCGGTGCACCCACGTCTCGGGTCCGGTGACGAGTTCGGCGAGGATCATGCCTGCCGCGAACCAGGGCAGGTAGCCGGGCAGCCAGTTGGTGTGATTGATGTGGTCGGGGGTGCTCACCGGAACCCACGCCCACAGCAGCGACAGTCCGCTCACGGAGAGCAGCAGTGGGACGCGGTAGCGGGCAGCGTGCCCGCGCAGCCCACTCACCGCCAGGGCCAGCAGCGGCAGCACGAGGTAGAAGGCCACCTCCACCGACAGACTCCACATCTGGGTGAGGCCCTCGGTGAGGGTGAGTGGGACGAACACCTGCACGAGCGCGAGATTCGACCACCACACCGTCGCGCCGCCGCCCGCACCGGGCAGCAACCACAGCACCAGGATCACGACGGTCCAGTAGGCGGGGAGGATGCGGGTCGCGCGGGAGAGGAAATAGCGGGTCGTCGAGGGGGACGGTCCGAGCCCGCG harbors:
- a CDS encoding DUF2613 domain-containing protein, whose translation is MGKFLGPGLGSVVVGAVLGAVAVFGVTAAVQENSRPQIDRSGNADSSLLNQVEYGSR
- a CDS encoding alpha-(1->3)-arabinofuranosyltransferase; its protein translation is MSTAAADGAGNASSSRTYRGETELPSAEPLSRRWLYAVAAVAVILSFAQVPGLVVADTKYDLTQNPIGFLTRAAHQWSSVAPLGQVQNQAYGYFFPHGSFFAAGQLLHIPPWITQRVWWVLLLVAGFWGLVRLAEALGIGSRSSRLIAATVFVLSPRVLTTLGSISSEAHPMMLAPWVLLPLVRYLNTPNPGSARRLAAQSAVAVTLMGAINAVATAAACLVAALWWAAHRPNRRWWRFTLWWLPLCVVAVTWWMVPLLLLGRVSPPFLDFIESSGVTTEWTSLAEVLRGTSSWTPFVSPERIAGAVLVTQPAAVLVTGALAAAGLAGLAMRSMPARGRFTLILVVGLVGMGVGYVGRLDSPFAEQVRLFLDTAGAPLRNVHKLEPLVRLPIVLGIAHLLRAVPLPGSVPWSRARNAFAHPERNPMVAVTTLILVAMTLATSLAWTGRLAPRGAYDEVPEHWHAAAAWLEDNTSERGERALIVPGAPFGSQMWGLTRDEPMQALASTPWAVRDAVPLVPPGAIRALDAVQRDIADGRPSDGLAATLRGQGIGFLVVRNDLDPDTSPAARPALVHRALDGSPGIERVAEFGDDIVFDNPDDFVTDADLRPAYPAVEIYRVAEPAAAPVGPYVVDVADVPVVQGGPEALLRRNTAQPEFVGPTLLAADAARAGLPVDEVTVTDTPTDRETDYGQVDHHSSTIRAADDPRRTHNAVPDYPVPDTELVRAEWEGARISVSSAASDATQLGGTSVASSPAAVVDGDPTTGWHSNGLESAIGQWLQLDLDRPIEAGLLHLTTSSGALGDPVKWLEVSTDRGSTAVRVDEPGREQTVALPLGTTSWIRITSVHTARGTVGNQFGLTEVVVEDFTDRNEPRPIDIRRRIVVPGPAEDAAVRGWQLGQEFPGRGSCVDTDDRVRCARGLATSAEEPGVFTRTLDVPQETWVRPELLLRGRPGPALEDLVDRSDRVVARGDADVVDLQGSAFALTDGDPRTSWTAEESSLEAGAPRPSLTLELPEEQRVTGLDIRAALGALPVAPSRVAVNLGNGPQVRELDGDDTTVDLTPHVTDRIELTVVRWRDTLDRTVLGFSKLTPPGLAEVSVLGDDGPIGAQGSVYDETVTVDCERGPVVEIDGRSYRTSLTARVADLAAGVEVPATLCDTDVVGTNPGRVDIDVDPGAAFVVSGLRLDVPGSDAPVAEPTELDKGRWTENLREVTVPAGDEDRLVVVPESTNVGWVARTPDGAVATPVVVDGWQQGWIVPAGPEQTLTLEFATDRWYRLGIFGGLLLLVPLFAAAVWPRRRVDDPGPMPRTWGSSALALTGVLVAATLLAGWVGAAVAVAGAVGVGALAVRRGPDLASRVLVGTAGGATMLAMALLSTGPWRSPDGYVGHSFLIQFAALVGVVAVGLAAVPRRALSQRWKAARAGSSTRA
- a CDS encoding universal stress protein, translated to MGADLILIAYDGSENSKRAVRYAGRFLESCRAVVVTAWEPMVRQAARMSGLSGVMQPDWVPDEDSEDVALSDARITNDEGLEMARSVGLHAEGRTVEVVNAVWSAIIEAADELDVDIIVTGTRGTTGLRSLLQSSVADHVLRHSHRPVLIVPPGR
- a CDS encoding acyltransferase family protein, yielding MTTTDRTRSVSGFLPALEGMRGFAAVGVLITHVAFQTGAVHDPLIGRVWARFDLAVALFFALSGFLLWRPHAAAARGLGPSPSTTRYFLSRATRILPAYWTVVILVLWLLPGAGGGATVWWSNLALVQVFVPLTLTEGLTQMWSLSVEVAFYLVLPLLALAVSGLRGHAARYRVPLLLSVSGLSLLWAWVPVSTPDHINHTNWLPGYLPWFAAGMILAELVTGPETWVHRLAARRAVMGAIAVGAFAAAATPLAGPETLTDLAPTEYLAKIALGAIMSFALLAPLTLAPRRRHRILASPAALAVGRWSYGVFIWHLAVLSIVFPVFGIPAFAGHFWFVLTVTVVLSLAVASVSYALVEEPARAAFHRWDKARRGTAARPTATTPTSAAN
- a CDS encoding isochorismate synthase: MDGFLLSRAERSVHATGTRRFFDDVHSATQALRSGKATIVVGALPFSRHRPVALAQPDDVELVDGPWQAPPDLSDLPPVRISAELPLPRVHVERVRRLVEQMSLGEMEKVVAARRVTLEADEPLDPLALAARMIERHPDAATYALDLSAAGERYWGHTLVGATPELLVSRRGDTVTCRPLAGTAARRADPDEDRRAGEDLLTSDKNLTEHGYVVDWIRTRLAPLCSDLDIPDKPELTATPDVWHLATPITGTLRDAGTDALTLAHVLHPTPAVAGTPTEAALDVISRVEGDRRFYGGAVGWCDEQGDGDWFVAIRCAELSSDGRRAVTWAGGGIVADSDPVAELDETTAKLRTLLGVLGV
- a CDS encoding glycoside hydrolase family 3 N-terminal domain-containing protein, whose translation is MRIRHTVAAVLAVALTTAGCGSSDSGGDDPVETTSSLAPASSDTAPASSTTATATTTEATAAATSATCGDDLLARLTLRQKLAQLLNVGVTGAVDAQAIVESEQIGGIFIGSWTDASMLTDGLVPQVAAQSALPLMVTIDEEGGRVSRVGDLFGPDPSARVTAQTMTVDETYRMAFERGQELKSLGITVDFAPDVDVSSQPDDSVIGDRSFSDDPEVVTQYAGAYARGLIDAGIMPVLKHFPGHGSASGDSHTGAVTTPPIEQLQQSDLVPYRSLVSPEVGVMLGHLDVPGLTGGLPASISPAAVDLLRSGAYGGPAFGGVIFTDDLSGMRAITDTYGITEAVEAAMVAGVNQALWLTTDEVPAVLDHLEQVVAEGTLSPEWVDESVRTVTRAKGALDC